In Papaver somniferum cultivar HN1 chromosome 1, ASM357369v1, whole genome shotgun sequence, a genomic segment contains:
- the LOC113349149 gene encoding zinc finger protein 1-like, with protein sequence MSFKDYFNNNLSLNPSPLPYHHGHTDHRGTTMEIAYQQPKRVATDMFSCNYCHRKYHSAQALGGHQNAHKRERTATLAALAAFSYYKASHGKNLQRHQAFSSSTMSSLPSASPPLTHGDFIKKSSLGIQGRSMVQKPAPYSLFSGASRCSSGLYGKDKHNRSHNNTSDSSVAAGSKCFVVSTSAVPPGEGVLKLDLSLKL encoded by the coding sequence ATGTCTTTCAAAGATTACTTCAACAATAATCTCAGTCTTAATCCAAGTCCTCTTCCTTATCATCATGGGCATACTGACCATCGAGGAACCACAATGGAGATTGCTTATCAGCAGCCAAAAAGAGTAGCGACGGATATGTTCTCTTGTAACTATTGTCACCGGAAATATCATAGCGCACAAGCACTAGGAGGACATCAAAATGCTCACAAACGAGAACGTACAGCTACACTAGCCGCACTCGCAGCTTTTAGTTATTATAAAGCAAGTCACGGCAAGAACCTACAGCGCCACCAAGCATTCTCATCGTCAACTATGAGTTCATTACCATCTGCATCGCCACCTCTTACTCATGGTGACTTTATCAAGAAATCATCACTGGGTATTCAAGGTCGATCCATGGTACAAAAACCAGCACCTTATTCTTTGTTTTCAGGGGCTTCTCGGTGCTCTTCTGGTTTGTATGGGAAGGATAAACACAACCGCTCACACAACAATACATCTGATTCTAGCGTGGCAGCTGGTAGCAAGTGCTTCGTCGTAAGTACATCTGCGGTACCGCCGGGTGAGGGAGTATTAAAGCTCGATTTATCTCTTAAGCTTTGA